Proteins found in one Polyodon spathula isolate WHYD16114869_AA chromosome 10, ASM1765450v1, whole genome shotgun sequence genomic segment:
- the LOC121322265 gene encoding phytanoyl-CoA hydroxylase-interacting protein-like, giving the protein MEVPRLGHSISSPTSPCETMVKNLSLEAIQLCEREGNKSQDSGIAEMEELPVPQNIKIDNITCDSFKICWDMDPKSKERITHYFIDLNKKENKNSNKFKHKDVPTKLVAKAVPLPMTVRGHWFLSPRTEYTVAVQTASKQSDGDYAVSEWSEIIEFCTADYSPVHLTQLLEKAEVIAGRMLKFSLFYRNQHKEYFDEARLHQGNKMMPSVKDNSGSHGSPISGKLEGIFFSCNTEFNTGKAPQDSPYGRYRFEVQAEILFNQKTNLYFGDLYCMYTAYHYVILVLAPSGSPGDEFCKQRLPQLNIADNKFLTCTEEDGGRLVFHHAQDVILEVIYTDPIDLSLGTVAEISGHQLRSLSTVNAKKDPSCKICNISVGR; this is encoded by the exons GAAATAAATCTCAAGACAGCGGGATTGCAGAGATGGAGGAGCTTCCAGTTCCACAAAACATCAAGATAGATAACATCACATGCGACTCCTTTAAGATCTGCTGGGACATGGACCCAAAGTCCAAGGAGCGCATCACACACTACTTCATTGACCTTAATAAGAAAGAGAATAAGAATTCAAACAAGTTTAAACATAAG GATGTTCCTACAAAACTGGTGGCCAAAGCAGTGCCTCTACCCATGACTGTGAGGGGCCACTGGTTCCTGAGCCCTCGAACCGAATACACAGTTGCTGTTCAGACTGCCTCGAAGCAAAGCGATGGGGATTACGCTGTGTCTGAATGGAGTGAAATTATAGAGTTCTGCACTGCTG atTACTCTCCAGTGCACCTGACACAGTTGTTAGAGAAAGCTGAAGTGATTGCAGGGCGAATGCTGAAGTTTTCACTGTTTTATCGAAACCAGCATAAAGAATATTTTGATGAAGCCAG atTGCATCAGGGGAATAAAATGATGCCCTCAGTAAAGGATAACAGTGGGAGCCACGGCTCTCCAATCAGTGGCAAACTGGAAGGCATCTTCTTCAGCTGCAATACCGAGTTTAATACTGGGAAGGCACCTCAAGACTCGCCATATGGAAGATACCGATTTGAAGTCCAGGCTGAAATACTTTTTAACCAAAAGACTAACCTTTACTTCGGTgacttgtactgtatgtacacagCCTACCACTATGTCATCCTTGTCCTCGCCCCCTCTGGTTCGCCAGGCGATGAGTTTTGCAAACAGCGCCTCCCTCAGTTAAATATTGCAGATAACAAGTTTCTGACCTGCACCGAGGAGGACGGCGGCAGGCTGGTATTTCACCACGCCCAGGATGTCATTTTGGAGGTGATCTACACTGATCCCATAGATCTTTCCCTTGGAACAGTGGCTGAAATTAGTGGTCACCAGCTAAGGAGCTTGTCCACAGTGAACGCAAAGAAAGACCCGAGCTGCAAGATCTGCAACATCAGTGTTGGACGTTAA